One genomic region from Phragmites australis chromosome 1, lpPhrAust1.1, whole genome shotgun sequence encodes:
- the LOC133916370 gene encoding S-adenosyl-L-methionine-dependent uroporphyrinogen III methyltransferase, chloroplastic codes for MALVVRTPRFQLPPASISTTTTASTSLAAAGARPCAGAVRAAASPFTEATSSSRYRRDSWSYAADGYSNSSSSSSDAVAAAAAAAAASGRRDDEIALQLPELRRLLDALRTSRGRGAEGEGGGGGPGRVALVGTGPGDPELLTLKAVRAIESADLVLYDRLVSNDVMDLVGEGARLLYVGKTAGYHSRTQEEIHELLLSFAEAGANVVRLKGGDPLVFGRGGEEMDFLQQQGIRVEVIPGITSASGIAAELGIPLTHRGIATSVRFLTGHSRNGGTDPLYVAGNAADPDTTLVVYMGLSTLPSLAPKLMKHGLPPDTPAVAVERGTTPQQRMVFALLKDLVDEVKSADLVSPTLIIIGKVVALSPFWVESSEHDALKIENSYTTEAR; via the exons ATGGCTCTCGTCGTCCGGACGCCTCGCTTCCAGCTCCCGCCCGCTTCTATTTCCACCACCACAACCGCATCCacctccctcgccgccgccggcgcaaGGCCCTGCGCTGGAGCcgtccgcgccgccgcctcacCCTTCACCgaggccacctcctcctcacgctACCGCCGCGACTCCTGGTCCTATGCCGCCGACGGCTACTccaactcctcctcctcatcctctgatGCGGTcgctgcagcggcggcggcggcggcggcgtctggCCGCCGGGACGACGAGATCGCGCTCCAGCTGCCGGAGCTGCGGAGGCTCCTGGACGCGCTGAGGACGTCCAGGGGGAGGGGCGCAGAGGgggagggtggcggcggcgggcccgGCAGGGTGGCGCTGGTGGGGACGGGGCCCGGGGACCCCGAGCTGCTCACGCTCAAGGCGGTCCGGGCCATCGAGTCGGCGGACCTGGTGCTCTACGACCGCCTGGTGTCCAACGATGTGATGGACCTGGTCGGGGAGGGCGCAAGGCTGCTCTACGTCGGCAAGACGGCGGGATACCACAGCCGCACCCAG GAGGAGATCCACGAGCTGCTACTGAGCTTTGCGGAGGCTGGTGCCAATGTGGTGCGCTTGAAAGGCGGTGATCCTCTG GTCTTTGGAAGGGGTGGAGAAGAGATGGATTTCCTACAGCAGCAAGGAATTAGAGTTGAAGTTATCCCAG GAATTACTTCTGCTTCCGGAATTGCTGCAGAGCTAGGCATTCCACTAACCCATCGGGGTATTGCTACCAG TGTCAGATTTTTAACTGGGCACTCTAGAAACGGTGGGACAGATCCTCTATATGTGGCAGGGAATGCAGCCGATCCAGACACTACTTTGGTTGTGTACATGGGTTTGTCAACACTGCCATCTCTTGCTCCAAAGTTAATGAAGCACGGCCTTCCGCCAGATACCCCTGCTGTCGCAGTAGAGCGTGGGACTACCCCTCAACAACGAATG GTGTTCGCATTGTTAAAGGATCTTGTGGATGAAGTCAAGTCAGCTGATCTagtttctccaactctaataATTATTGGGAAAGTGGTAGCTTTGTCACCCTTCTGGGTTGAGTCATCTGAACATGATGCGCTGAAGATTGAGAACTCGTATACAACTGAGGCAAGATGA